In Antechinus flavipes isolate AdamAnt ecotype Samford, QLD, Australia chromosome 3, AdamAnt_v2, whole genome shotgun sequence, a genomic segment contains:
- the LOC127556224 gene encoding cytochrome P450 2S1, translated as MGGGGADGAGSCGRPWLRPGEARNPALLLAGSGLTRAQASRNQVAAIGGAAVGQPPGAHRPVPGSGPLRRLPPRAPTPPPRLREPSAPFHPRSPGFGEGPNPGGLQRRRAGGAPVGDVFISVSAPLPALPSSGLGMALAMGVVSLLLLFLLLVVLLLGLRGRRSSRLPPGPLPLPLLGNLGQLWPGALYPGLLQLSAEYGPVFTVYLGSRPVVILSGYEAVKEALVDQAEAFSGRGKVATLEKTFNQHGIFFANGEQWKHLRKFTTLSLRNLGMGKKEGEEQIQEEARYLVEALQNTQGSLLDPSLLLSQAVSNITCVLLFGSRFDYEDAKFRDLVLAAAGTLKEISTPWGQLCEMFLGPLYYLSDILRYLSAPHSRLIGHLNTLATFVSSQIQQHQQKLEPQAPVRDFVDDFLLKMGQEEKAPGSGHTDFLLTAVNLLFAGTVTVSATLRYAFLLLLKYPEVQDRIQEELSRELGRDRPPSLGDRGRLPYTDAFLHEVQRFLALIPMGVPRALTKPTTFRGYTLPQGIEVFPLLGSVLHDPEFFERPKEFDPSRFLDADGRFKKNEAFLPFSLGKRICLGEGLARTELFLFFTTILQNFSLESPSPPEALSLQPAISGFANIPPAFQLRFKPR; from the exons ATGGGCGGGGGTGGAGCGGACGGTGCCGGCAGCTGCGGCAGACCGTGGCTGCGTCCCGGGGAGGCACGAAATCCGGCGCTGCTGCTGGCGGGCAGCGGGCTAACTAGGGCTCAGGCGTCCAGAAATCAGGTGGCGGCCATCGGTGGAGCGGCTGTGGGTCAGCCCCCCGGGGCGCACCGGCCCGTACCGGGCTCCGGCCCCCTCCGCCGGCTCCCGCCCCGCGCGCCCACGCCTCCCCCCCGACTTCGGGAGCCCTCCGCCCCATTTCACCCGCGTTCACCCGGGTTCGGGGAGGGGCCTAATCCCGGTGGCCTCCAGAGGCGGCGGGCAGGCGGGGCCCCAGTGGGGGACGTCTTTATAAGCGTCTCTGCCCCTCTCCCCGCCCTCCCCAGCTCCGGGCTCGGGATGGCGCTGGCCATGGGGGTcgtctccctccttctccttttcctcttgctGGTCGTCCTCCTCCTGGGGCTCCGGGGCCGCCGCTCCTCTCGCCTTCCCCCGgggccgctgccgctgccgctgctggGGAATCTGGGCCAGCTGTGGCCGGGGGCGCTGTACCCTGGGCTGCTCCAG CTCAGTGCCGAGTATGGCCCCGTGTTCACTGTTTACCTGGGCTCCCGGCCTGTGGTTATCCTAAGTGGTTACGAGGCCGTCAAAGAGGCATTGGTGGACCAGGCGGAGGCGTTCTCCGGGCGAGGGAAAGTGGCCACATTGGAGAAGACCTTCAATCAGCATG GCATTTTCTTCGCCAACGGGGAGCAATGGAAACACCTTCGGAAGTTTACCACCCTCTCTCTAAGAAATCTGGGcatggggaagaaagaaggagaagaacaaaTTCAAGAGGAGGCCAGATACCTGGTGGAAGCATTACAGAATACCCAAG GGTCTCTGTTGGACCCTTCCCTGCTTCTGTCTCAGGCCGTCTCCAACATCACCTGCGTTCTCCTGTTTGGAAGTCGCTTTGACTATGAAGACGCCAAGTTCCGAGATCTGGTCCTTGCTGCTGCAGGCACCCTGAAGGAGATTAGCACCCCATGGGGACAG CTCTGCGAGATGTTCTTGGGTCCCCTCTACTACCTGTCGGACATCCTGCGCTATCTCTCGGCTCCCCATAGCCGGCTCATAGGCCACCTGAACACCCTGGCGACCTTTGTCTCAAGCCAGATTCAGCAGCACCAGCAGAAGCTGGAACCTCAGGCCCCAGTCAGGGACTTTGTGGATGATTTCCTGCTCAAAATGGGCCAG GAAGAAAAAGCCCCAGGCTCTGGCCACACAGATTTCCTGCTGACCGCTGTGAACCTGCTCTTTGCGGGGACGGTAACAGTCAGTGCCACGCTCAGATACGCGTTCCTGCTCCTGCTTAAATACCCAGAGGTCCAAG ATCGAATCCAGGAGGAGCTGAGCAGAGAGCTGGGCCGTGACAGACCTCCCAGCCTGGGGGACCGTGGGCGTCTTCCCTATACTGATGCCTTCCTGCATGAGGTTCAGCGGTTCCTGGCCCTCATCCCTATGGGGGTGCCCCGCGCCCTCACAAAACCCACCACCTTCCGGGGCTATACACTGCCCCAG GGCATTGAAGTCTTCCCACTCCTGGGCTCCGTTCTCCACGACCCAGAGTTCTTTGAGAGGCCAAAGGAATTCGACCCCAGCCGTTTCCTGGATGCTGATGGCCGATTCAAGAAAAACGAGGCTTTCTTGCCTTTCTCCTTAG GGAAGCGAATTTGTCTCGGAGAAGGCCTGGCCCGAACCgaactcttcctcttcttcaccaCCATCCTCCAGAATTTCTCCCTGGAGAGCCCCTCCCCACCAGAGGCTCTGAGCCTCCAGCCGGCCATCAGCGGCTTCGCCAACATCCCCCCGGCCTTCCAGCTCCGATTCAAGCCTCGCTGA